The genomic stretch aataataataaatacatgaattCACCTACCTTGGCAGCTCTTCAAGAGCCAATTCAGCAGAGCCTGAATGCAATACTTGGTTTCTTTGCCCCTTTTAAATCCTTCTATCAGAATTTCCTGAAGAGCTCTTTGTTTCCTGCCCCAAATGTCAAACTGCTGCTCTGTCACTGACAGGAGATCTAGAATATCTCACAATAATCTACCCACTTGAGGTTGCTTTGGATGGAGAGCAGAAATGAAACTGGTTTCTTTCAACTTGCTTCAAAAACAGAAGCAGCTCAGGTGTGTGCATGCGGGGATGGTGGTGTTGAATCGAGGCAGGAAAGTTTGTCAGACATGGCagtttttttttgaaagaatgtGAACCATTTGTACCATTTacaaagaaaaatgtaaaaatgcTTGCAGTTTGGAAAATCGAGTAAAATATTGAGATAGTAAGGTTGAATAAAGAAGTTGTGTCAGATAAGACATTAATGGGGTGGCAATAGTATTTCCATCATATATCTTTAAGATGGGAGGTGAGAAGTCCATTTTAAGTATGTAATGTTTATTTTCATCATAGGCGATccctcatggctgagtatgattgcaagtgtagggtcttggtgggtccgtaggtgattgCAGAGACCTATTATTGATCCGCGTGGTCTTCCataggtttccagatggaaggcggtcccaactagggttggcttgacgtgccttcttcctcttgacacatttctccctttcgccctccattcgtgcctttttgaattccacagcactgctggtcattgTGCAGAATGACCTTCAGGCCATGTGTATATGAAAAGCAAATGAATGTCACATTTTGACATCTTTTAAAAcgatttattattttctttatttttatcctgactTTTCTCCAACATTGGGGCTCCAGCCAGCAAACAATAAATATGAAACAACACAAATGTAAACACACTCTCATTCGCTTTTTTCAGgcatttcccatttttctttgTCCATGGAATTGCTTCTGATGGTGCTTTTTCTCCCATTCGATTGTCTTTGTGAAACTTTCTTCTTAGTTTCTTTTTAGTCATCAGATCCCTTGTGGTTTCTCAAAACTAGGTCAGGTTAGTAGATGAAACATCAATGCCAGGACAGGAAACCAGATTTGGCCACAGCAGTGAAGAACCATTTCTCTAGTTTCAGCATACTGTCAGGAAATGGGTTAGATTTGACAGCATACTGTCATACTACATCAtcaaattgatgcagtttgacaccactttaaccaccatggctcaatgatagagAATTATGGGAACCatagttttataaggcctttatCTTTCCTTTTAGCTTTCTATGGGACAGCCACAGTGTTAAGCCACCGAAGTTAGTCGcctaattgagaacatactgcaagttgcttctggtgtgagagaatgggccgtctACAGtaacgctgcccaggggacacccggatatgttaccatcctgctgggaggcttttctcatgtccctgcaagctagagctgacaggcaggagctcatcccatatCGCAGaattgaactggcaaccttcaggtcagtagtccagctggcacaaggcgtctctcatgtccctgcaagctagagctgacagacgggggcTCACCCCATATCGTGGAATCGAACCGGcaattttcaggtcagcagtccaggcggcacaggggtttaacccattgtgtcacggGGCCTCCTACAGGGAAGAAATGAAGGCCTGggtcaacttgggccttccctccaggtgttttggactccaactcccaccattcctaacagcctcgtgCCCCttacttttccccctcagccgcttaaggaaagggcctgaggctgttaggaatggtgggagttggagtccaaaacaccaggagggcctaaatttgcccaggcctgtgCTATGCTCTTTTCTTAGTCTAGGAGCGCCCTCTCGTCGCTATGCAACACactcttagccacgcccctttccctACATCCGGGTCCTCCAGGGCGACGCGTGTTGTCACATCCCGTCCTGAGAGGAAGCGCGCCTCCATTGTTGTTTTGGTATCCCTGAGGGAAGGGAGGCCGGGAGGATGCTGTCGGTGCCGGGCTCCGGTCCGCCTCCGGGCTTCGGTTCGGGCGAAGGCAGTGGCGGCGGGCCGGGCGGCGACTTCTTGTCCCGGTACCGGGCGGTGTCGGCCAAGCTGCGTCGCCGCTTCCTGCGCAAGCCCAACGTGTCGGAGGCGGCGGAGCAGTTCTGGGCCCTGGCGAGAGAGCTGCGCGCGCAGGAGAGCCTCCCTCAGGCGGCCTGGTGCCAGCTGGCGGTGGCGAGATGCTCGCAAAGCCTGGGCCATGCTCCCGGGGAGGCGGCCGCGCTAACAGAAGCGGCCCGGCTGTGGCTGCGGCACGAGAGGGAGCTGCGTCTACGCCAAGGCGGGCCTTCCGCCGCTTTGGGCCTAGCCGAGCACCACCTCCCTGCCGCACAGAGTTGCCTAGCCTTCGCCGCGCGCCTCCGCCTCGACCTTGGGCAGCCCGCCTTAGCCGCCGGGCTGTGGCTGGAGCTGGGAGAGGAGCTACGCGCCGCTGGGGAGGCCGCACAAGCCGTCGCCGCGTTTCTCCGCGCAGGGGAGCTCCTGGCCTTGGCCCAGCTACCTTTGGAGGCGCTGCGGGCCTACAGCGAGGCCGCCTCTTGTCTCCTCCTCGGCAGGGACCACGACGGCGCCCTGGCTGTGCTCACCAAGGCCCAGGGCCTGGTCCAGatttcctctgcttctccttcctcctcatccTTGACCCATCCGCTCCCAGGCGCCTTCTTGGATGAGCTGCTCCGCTGCGAAGTCACCCgcgtcctcctcctgctcctgctccagCCGCCGCCTTCCAAGCTGCTCACTGAACAGGCCCAGACTCTGGAGAAGTACTCCTGGGAGGCCCTCGACGCCTCTCCCGGACACGTCCCTGCCGAGCTCTACCTTCTGCTCCAGTCCACCGTGATTGCCTGCCAGGAGAAGGAC from Anolis carolinensis isolate JA03-04 unplaced genomic scaffold, rAnoCar3.1.pri scaffold_12, whole genome shotgun sequence encodes the following:
- the LOC100551683 gene encoding 40-kDa huntingtin-associated protein, yielding MLSVPGSGPPPGFGSGEGSGGGPGGDFLSRYRAVSAKLRRRFLRKPNVSEAAEQFWALARELRAQESLPQAAWCQLAVARCSQSLGHAPGEAAALTEAARLWLRHERELRLRQGGPSAALGLAEHHLPAAQSCLAFAARLRLDLGQPALAAGLWLELGEELRAAGEAAQAVAAFLRAGELLALAQLPLEALRAYSEAASCLLLGRDHDGALAVLTKAQGLVQISSASPSSSSLTHPLPGAFLDELLRCEVTRVLLLLLLQPPPSKLLTEQAQTLEKYSWEALDASPGHVPAELYLLLQSTVIACQEKDLEALKALQKELWPLLNPEQNHLLHLVLQEMIRPSGQGF